A region from the Maniola jurtina chromosome 20, ilManJurt1.1, whole genome shotgun sequence genome encodes:
- the LOC123875781 gene encoding acetylcholinesterase-like — protein MKSYWVILWSLWAMRLVRQPTAPVLVSGGWLRGQVARDGSHVRYTGIPYAAYEDRFQAPHSNVSWKGILDATEENIRCSQRFTENLISGIEDCLTVNVYTPLETTNELKPVMVYIHGGGFRDGSGSPFLYGPEYLVKHDVILVTFNYRLEILGFLCLGIKEAPGNVGLKDQLEALRWIKKNIRKFGGNPNDITLFGESAGSASVSLHILSPMSKGLFHKAIMQSGSSISPWSLQFEPIKTAKLLANQMGYNIEDPHELYKLFKNKSVIELLSTRIPRNNGDIVLSENIFVPCIEKKIPEANQFLPDSPYNLITKGNYNKVPLIIGHTNAEGYMFVGKENDTTMRNFNTFGSLPRDLLFPTNLEKKETADQLKRLYFNEYDTENDFLAKLSKYEGDIGIVYPVTITAVLLSQSMDYPVYMYKFCRDGWMNLVKALFKFWRYPGATHADDLFYIFKIGVTLPQSFIEMKTINRMTTLWTNFAKYGMPTPNVTQLLPKKWYPLDVRKPELLIIDKEFSTELLWNDPSLRFWNRTYTKYRRKT, from the exons ATGAAGTCTTATTGGGTGATACTCTGGTCACTATGGGCGATGCGACTGGTGCGGCAGCCAACGGCGCCCGTACTCGTCAGCGGAGGCTGGTTGCGCGGCCAGGTGGCGAGAGACGGCTCTCATGTGAGATACACGGGCATACCCTATGCTGCGTATGAAGACAGATTCCAG gCTCCACACTCCAACGTATCCTGGAAAGGCATATTAGATGCAACCGAAGAAAATATTAGATGCTCCCAAAGATTTACCGAAAACCTGATTTCAGGTATAGAAGACTGCCTCACTGTTAACGTTTACACACCATTAGAAACTACGAATGAACTAAAACCTGTCATGGTGTATATCCATGGTGGAGGTTTCAGAGATGGCTCAGGATCACCCTTTCTCTACGGACCAGAATATTTAGTCAAACATGACGTTATACTAGTTACATTTAACTATAGATTAGAAATTCTTGGATTCCTATGTCTTGGCATCAAGGAAGCTCCAGGAAACGTTGGACTTAAGGACCAACTTGAAGCTTTACGTTGGATAAAAAAGAACATAAGAAAATTTGGAGGAAACCCTAATGATATAACACTGTTTGGTGAAAGTGCCGGTTCGGCATCAGTGTCACTCCATATATTATCACCGATGTCTAAAGGACTGTTCCACAAAGCGATAATGCAGAGTGGTTCTTCTATTTCTCCTTGGAGCTTACAGTTTGAACCAATCAAAACAGCTAAATTATTAGCCAATCAAATGGGTTACAATATAGAGGATCCTCACGAGCTATACAAATTGTTCAAGAACAAATCTGTTATAGAATTGCTAAGTACACGTATTCCTAGAAATAATGGAGATATAGTGTTATCAGAAAATATATTCGTTCCTTGTATCGAGAAAAAAATTCCAGAAGCTAACCAGTTCCTACCTGATTCTCCATATAATTTAATCACCAAAggaaattataataaagttcCACTTATTATAGGGCATACTAATGCTGAAGGGTACATGTTTGTCGGGAAGGAGAATGATACGACCATGCGTAATTTTAATACATTTGGCTCACTTCCACGAGATTTATTATTCCCGACTAATTTAGAAAAGAAAGAGACAGCAGATCAACTTAAAAGGCTTTACTTTAATGAATATGATACAGAAAATGATTTCTTAGCAAAATTATCTAAATATGAAGGTGACATAGGCATTGTATACCCCGTTACCATCACAGCTGTGCTTTTATCACAATCTATGGATTATCCGGTATACATGTACAAATTTTGTcgggatggatggatgaatctAGTAAAAGCACTCTTCAAATTCTGGAGGTATCCTGGAGCCACTCATGCTGATGAccttttctatatttttaaaattggtgTCACTTTACCTCAGTCGTTTATTGAAATGAAGACTATAAATAGAATGACCACCTTGTGgacaaattttgcaaaatatgG aatGCCCACGCCCAATGTAACGCAACTCTTGCCAAAGAAATGGTATCCACTGGATGTAAGGAAACCAGAACTACTGATCATAGACAAGGAGTTTTCAACAGAACTACTGTGGAATGATCCCAGCTTACGGTTTTGGAACAGAACTTACACTAAATATAGGAGAAAAACGTGA